A section of the Bryobacteraceae bacterium genome encodes:
- the dapF gene encoding diaminopimelate epimerase yields the protein MIPFTKAHGARNDFLLTWAHEAPPEALLEAAARALCDRRAGVGADGWLLVRPPSQGSPASIRLFNSDGSEAEISGNGTRCAAAFLCDAGLAGPEVEIATGAGVKRLRLLERQGMRFEFDMDMGGVEILELHTVMEAGGRTLDCTLAWPGNPQCTVFVDAIPEGWERLGAELERHPRFPNRTNVSFVRVADRENLEVRFYERGAGATESSGTGSTAAFAAARARGLAGGRAIVHTPAGPLRLRVEQGSYFLTGPAEIVAGGEFYFSGEAANQR from the coding sequence ATGATTCCTTTCACGAAAGCGCACGGCGCGCGGAACGACTTTCTGCTGACCTGGGCGCACGAGGCGCCGCCCGAGGCGCTGCTGGAAGCGGCGGCGCGGGCCCTCTGCGACCGGCGCGCCGGCGTGGGCGCCGACGGCTGGCTGCTGGTGAGGCCGCCCTCCCAGGGCTCGCCCGCCTCGATCCGCCTGTTCAATTCCGACGGCAGCGAGGCCGAGATCAGCGGCAACGGCACGCGCTGCGCGGCGGCATTTCTGTGCGACGCGGGCCTGGCCGGCCCGGAGGTGGAGATCGCCACCGGGGCAGGCGTCAAACGGCTGCGGCTGCTCGAGCGGCAGGGGATGCGGTTCGAGTTCGACATGGACATGGGCGGAGTGGAGATCCTTGAGCTGCACACGGTGATGGAAGCCGGGGGACGCACGCTCGACTGCACGCTGGCCTGGCCGGGCAATCCGCAGTGCACCGTCTTTGTGGATGCGATTCCCGAAGGCTGGGAGCGGCTGGGCGCGGAGCTGGAACGTCATCCGCGCTTCCCGAACCGGACGAACGTGAGCTTCGTGCGCGTGGCCGACCGGGAAAACCTCGAAGTGCGGTTCTACGAGCGCGGCGCAGGGGCGACCGAGTCCAGCGGCACGGGCTCGACTGCCGCCTTTGCGGCTGCCCGCGCGCGGGGGCTCGCCGGCGGGCGGGCCATCGTGCACACGCCGGCGGGCCCGCTGCGGCTGCGCGTGGAGCAGGGATCGTACTTCCTCACCGGGCCGGCGGAGATCGTCGCAGGCGGCGAATTTTACTTTTCAGGCGAGGCCGCAAACCAGCGATAG
- a CDS encoding sugar kinase: MSLVVVGSVAYDGVQTPAGKVDRMLGGACTYISLAASYFTPVSIVAVVGEDFAQEDADLLASRGIDLEGLQRAPGKTFFWAGVYSDDMNDRETLVTELNVFAAFQPVLPASYRNRPYLMLGNIQPSLQRSVREQMDGVRLAGGDTMNFWIEGQREELLRTIAGWDFLLINDSEARLLSGERNLKRAAAAIRALGPKILVIKRGEYGATLFHEGGAFSVPGYLLDTLKDPTGAGDCFAGGFIGSLAERGVTAETATPADLARAVVYGSVMGSFCCEEFGVNRFRTLTRDDIERRFQEFRQLTAF; this comes from the coding sequence ATGTCGCTTGTTGTTGTCGGTTCCGTCGCCTACGACGGAGTGCAGACGCCCGCGGGAAAGGTGGACCGCATGCTGGGCGGCGCCTGCACCTACATTTCGCTGGCGGCCAGCTATTTCACGCCCGTGTCGATCGTCGCCGTGGTCGGCGAGGATTTCGCCCAGGAAGACGCGGACCTGCTCGCCTCCCGCGGCATTGATCTCGAAGGCCTGCAAAGGGCGCCGGGCAAGACGTTCTTCTGGGCGGGCGTCTATTCGGACGACATGAACGACCGCGAAACGCTGGTCACCGAGCTGAACGTGTTCGCGGCCTTTCAGCCGGTACTGCCAGCCTCTTACCGGAATCGCCCCTATCTGATGCTCGGCAACATCCAGCCTTCGCTTCAGCGGAGCGTGCGCGAGCAGATGGATGGCGTGCGCCTGGCCGGGGGCGACACGATGAACTTCTGGATCGAGGGCCAGCGCGAGGAACTGCTGCGGACGATCGCAGGCTGGGACTTTCTGCTGATCAATGACAGCGAGGCGCGGCTGCTGAGCGGCGAGCGGAACCTGAAGCGCGCCGCGGCTGCCATCCGCGCGCTGGGGCCGAAGATCCTGGTCATCAAGCGCGGCGAATACGGGGCCACGCTGTTTCATGAAGGCGGCGCCTTCAGCGTGCCGGGCTATCTGCTGGACACGCTGAAGGACCCCACCGGCGCGGGCGACTGCTTTGCCGGCGGCTTTATCGGCTCGCTGGCCGAGCGGGGGGTCACGGCCGAAACGGCCACGCCCGCCGATCTGGCGCGCGCGGTGGTCTACGGCTCGGTCATGGGCAGCTTCTGCTGCGAAGAGTTCGGCGTGAACCGCTTCCGCACCCTCACCCGGGATGACATTGAACGCCGCTTCCAGGAATTCCGCCAGCTCACGGCGTTCTAG
- a CDS encoding metallophosphatase, with amino-acid sequence MEILRRWAPVAVIILVTLLTHRDVLRRLARLPGMRSRPERLRLCRSVLAAMSAWMVVAVPVLTLHSFAWLPANVIAWALALSLFWVLAVLAFDLWLASARPAAFDASRRRMLAAALPAAAVPLGGAGFGIALARYGLSVKETVIAIPGLPRDLDGLRIVQLTDIHFGPFFGPAELERAVSMANDTRAHIAVVTGDLITRAGDDLEGCLRLLRRLKADAGVYGCHGNHEKYAGLVDAADRLAARAGIAILRRQAALLRFGSARLNLAGIDYYGTGTRVGPFLRGLAEPGAVNVLLQHNPAHFPAAAESGFHLMLAGHTHGGQVNLPVLSENINVVRAFTKYVRGAYELGHSRLYVSCGLGTVGIPVRLGAPPEVTLVRLCAG; translated from the coding sequence ATGGAAATCCTCCGCCGCTGGGCGCCGGTAGCCGTTATCATTCTTGTCACTCTGCTCACGCACCGGGACGTGCTGCGGCGTCTGGCGCGACTGCCCGGCATGCGCAGCCGTCCGGAGCGGCTCAGGCTGTGCCGCTCGGTGCTCGCCGCCATGTCCGCCTGGATGGTGGTGGCCGTGCCGGTGCTCACGCTGCACAGCTTTGCGTGGCTGCCGGCGAACGTCATCGCCTGGGCGCTCGCTCTGTCACTGTTCTGGGTGCTGGCGGTGCTGGCCTTCGATCTGTGGCTTGCCTCGGCGCGGCCGGCGGCCTTCGACGCCTCGCGCCGCCGCATGCTCGCCGCGGCGCTGCCGGCGGCCGCCGTCCCTTTGGGCGGCGCGGGCTTCGGCATCGCGCTGGCCCGCTACGGCCTGTCGGTGAAGGAAACCGTCATTGCGATCCCCGGCCTGCCGCGCGATCTCGACGGCCTGCGCATCGTCCAGCTCACCGACATCCACTTCGGCCCGTTCTTCGGCCCCGCCGAGCTCGAACGCGCCGTCTCGATGGCCAATGACACCCGGGCGCACATCGCCGTCGTCACCGGCGACCTCATCACCCGCGCCGGCGACGACCTCGAAGGCTGCCTGCGCCTCCTGCGGCGGCTGAAGGCGGACGCAGGCGTCTACGGCTGCCACGGCAACCACGAAAAATACGCCGGCCTCGTCGATGCGGCGGACCGCCTTGCCGCCCGCGCCGGCATCGCCATCCTGCGCCGCCAGGCGGCGCTGCTCCGCTTCGGCTCCGCGCGCCTCAACCTGGCGGGCATCGACTACTACGGCACCGGCACGCGCGTGGGCCCGTTCCTGCGGGGGCTGGCCGAGCCCGGCGCCGTCAACGTCCTGCTTCAGCACAACCCGGCGCATTTCCCCGCCGCCGCGGAGTCCGGCTTCCACCTGATGCTGGCCGGACACACCCACGGCGGCCAGGTGAATCTTCCGGTCCTCAGCGAAAACATCAACGTCGTGCGCGCCTTCACCAAGTACGTGCGTGGAGCTTATGAACTCGGCCACAGCCGCCTCTATGTCTCCTGCGGGCTGGGCACCGTGGGCATCCCGGTGCGGCTCGGCGCTCCGCCTGAGGTAACATTGGTGAGACTGTGCGCCGGCTGA
- a CDS encoding metallophosphoesterase, with protein MRRLIVSDIHANLEALEAVLRDAEGRYDEILCCGDVVGYNANPAETVEWARRHVRHIVRGNHDRVVAFIEQPSDFNYHALEAARWTHARLSREQLAWLRALPAGPLVFDDFELVHGSPRDEDEYVLDQYEVLTLHDLIASRVCFFGHTHVQGGWMWTRGGLVAFRRPRFGEEEVIHELADDGLFLLNPGSVGQPRDGDPRAAYAIWDTDQRIITFRRVEYDIAQAQQKILDSGLPERLALRLAFGR; from the coding sequence GTGCGCCGGCTGATCGTCAGCGACATCCACGCAAACCTCGAGGCGCTGGAGGCCGTCCTCCGCGACGCGGAGGGCCGCTACGACGAAATCCTCTGCTGCGGCGACGTGGTCGGCTACAACGCCAACCCGGCCGAAACGGTCGAATGGGCCCGCCGCCACGTGCGCCACATCGTCCGCGGCAATCACGACCGCGTCGTCGCCTTCATCGAGCAGCCGAGCGACTTCAACTACCACGCCCTGGAGGCGGCCCGGTGGACCCACGCCCGGCTCAGCCGCGAGCAGCTCGCCTGGCTTCGCGCCCTCCCGGCCGGCCCGCTCGTCTTCGACGACTTCGAACTCGTCCACGGCTCCCCCCGCGACGAGGACGAATATGTCCTCGATCAATACGAGGTCCTTACGCTCCACGACCTCATTGCCAGCCGCGTCTGCTTCTTCGGACACACGCATGTGCAGGGCGGCTGGATGTGGACCCGCGGCGGCCTGGTCGCATTCCGCCGGCCGCGCTTCGGCGAGGAGGAAGTCATCCACGAACTCGCCGACGACGGGCTGTTTCTGCTCAACCCGGGTTCAGTGGGCCAGCCCCGCGACGGCGATCCCCGCGCCGCCTACGCCATCTGGGACACGGATCAGCGCATCATCACGTTCCGCCGTGTCGAGTACGACATTGCGCAGGCGCAACAGAAGATTCTCGACTCAGGCCTTCCGGAGCGGCTCGCCCTTCGCCTCGCCTTTGGGCGCTGA